DNA sequence from the bacterium genome:
TATCGTTTGCCAGCGTGTCGCGCCCAGCGCAAGCGAACCATCCCGATAAGTCGATGGTACGGCTTTGATGGAATCAAAGGATATACTGACGATCGTTGGCAGGATCATAATACCCAAAACAAGGCTTGCTCCGAGAACCGAAAATCCCGAACCTCCGAAAAGGGTGCGAATTACCGGGACCAGAACAACCACGCCGATAAATCCGTAGACCACCGAAGGGATACCCGCAAGCAGCTCGATTATCGGTTTAAGGATATTCTGCACGGGTTTGGACGAGAATTCCGCAAGAAAAATGGCGCAGGATAAACCCAAGGGTATTCCCACAACCAGGGCTCCGGCCGTAACGATCAAAGACCCAATGATCATTGACAGAATACCGAATTGCCCTTGGGTCGGTGCCCAGTGCGTGGAGAAAAAATTACCCAGACCAACCTTGAATACAAGCGGCACGCCCTGCTGGAAAATGAAGAAGGATATCAAAAAAAGCGACAGGACAGCTGAAAATGCAATTACCACCAGAATCCGCTGCGCGATTCTATCCTTCATTTTCCTTCGCATTTCATATCATCGATCGGGATCAGACCGACCGATTTGAGCGTTTTCTGGGCTTCGGCAGAGAGAATGAAATCAATGAATTCCCTTGTCAAGCCTGACGGCTCTCCCTTGGTCAACAACAGGAACGGCCGGATGAGTTCATAGTCACCGCAAGCGATGTTTTC
Encoded proteins:
- the pstC gene encoding phosphate ABC transporter permease subunit PstC; its protein translation is MKDRIAQRILVVIAFSAVLSLFLISFFIFQQGVPLVFKVGLGNFFSTHWAPTQGQFGILSMIIGSLIVTAGALVVGIPLGLSCAIFLAEFSSKPVQNILKPIIELLAGIPSVVYGFIGVVVLVPVIRTLFGGSGFSVLGASLVLGIMILPTIVSISFDSIKAVPSTYRDGSLALGATRWQTILMVVLPASRSGIIAGIILGMGRAIGETMAVIMIAGNALRIPHSIIDSVRTITSTIALELSYSTGDHRAALFACGSVLFLIIIILNIVAIRITKRT